The genomic DNA CCGAATCCTTACTTTGGTGACTTTGGAGGTAAGACTCGATATTCTGCATGCCTTTCTCCGCGAACTTGCCCAACATATTGAGATACTCAGGATTGATCCCTCGGCTTAAATCCACGCGATTCACCGTATCTTTGAGCTGTGCGACCACCTCCCAAACGACAGCTTGATGTGGGTCGCTGAAGTTTAATGCACGATCCTTCTTCGCTAGTGGCGCGTTAGATACCGGGCTTATGGGGTAGGATTGTCCCTGGGTTGGCGTCAAATCGAGCTCTTGCTGAAAGATAGCGTCTGGCTCTGGAACTGTCATCTCCTCGGGCACTTGTGGTTGAATATTTTGAGGCTTTATTTCAGTTTCAAAGTCATCGTACTGCCAATCTTGTAGTTGAGACGGCAAACGGCGCTTTCCCTTGAGCATTGGACTTCGGCGAACATTTACATCTTGAAATTTCGATAAAAATGGGCGGCCATAATACGCGGGCCGTTCCTGTCCCTGCGCATACCCGGCCTCGTGGTATGCAATATTATTTGGCATATCTGACATATATTTTATAATAATTTTATAAAAATCACTTACAATATTTTTTTACAAAATTATAATACATACTTAACATCCAACGTTATCCGTGGAATCGCCATTGACGGAGACCGCTTTTTCTGCTTTTTGCCCTGAAAGCATGAAACAAACGCACCTCGCGATTCTCGACGCAAATGAGGCAACGGCATCGGTCGCTTACCGCCTGAGTGAAATCATCGCCATTTACCCGATTACGCCTTCTTCAGCTATGGCTGAGTTTTGCGACGAATGGCACGCAAAAGGTCAAAAAAATCTCTGGGGAATCGCGCCGGATATCGCCCAACTCCAGTCTGAAGGCGGTGTCGCCGGGGCTTTACACGGTGCGCTACAAGCGGGTACTTTAGCAACCACTTTTACCGCCTCACAGGGACTCTTATTAATGCTCCCCAACATGTTCAAAATCGCAGGGGAATTGACACCATTCTGTATGCACGTGACAGCACGGTCTGTTGCAACCCATGCGCTATCGATTTTCGGCGATCATTCCGATGTGATGGTATGCCGATCGACCGGTTTTGCCTTTCTGGTATCGTCGTCCGTTCAAGAGGCCCACGACATGGCTGCAGTCGCACACGCAGCGACCCTCGAATCACGGATTCCATTTGTCCACTTTTTCGACGGCTTCCGGACCTCACATGAAATTAACAACTGTCAATTACTGTCAGATGACGACCTTCGTGCCCTCATCGAAGAACAATATATTACGGAGATGCGGCAGCGGGCGCTAACGCCGGATCATCCCTCGATTCGAGGAACGGCGCAAAACCCAGATGTTTTCTTTCAGGCACGCGAAGCGGGTAATGCTTTCTACGCACGCGTCCCCGCAATTCTGGAAAAATATTTCGACAAACTTGCTCAGCGAACTGGGCGTCATTACCGGCTCTTCGACTACTACGGTGCGCCCGATGCAGACCGTGTCGTCATCGCGATGGGATCAAGCACCGAGACCCTCCGTCAGGTTGCGGAAGAATGCAACCGCCATGGCGAAAAAGTTGGCGCCCTCAAGGTACGGCTCTTTCGACCGTTTTCACTCGAACACTTGATTAAAGCGCTTCCCGAAACGGTACGATCGATTGCCGTTTTAGATCGTACTAAAGAACCAGGCGCACTCGGCGAACCACTCTTCTTAGATGTCGCTGCCGCACTACAACAAGCCGGACGTTCCATACGCATCATCGGTGGACGATACGGGTTAGGGTCGAAGGAATTTTCGCCAGCCATGGCAAAAGCGGTCTTTGACGAGCTCCAAAAGCCGAACCCACGCAATCACTTTACCATCGGAATTGACGATGATGTTACCAACACATCGTTGGCGTATGACCCCAGTTACCAACTGCCGCGGAAAAATATTTTTGAGGCGATGTTTTTCGGTCTCGGCTCGGATGGAACCGTTGGCGCAAATAAAAATACCGTCAAAATCATTAGCAACGAAACCGACCAGTACGCCCAGGCATATTTCGTCTATGACTCGAAAAAATCTGGTGCGATGACGATTTCACACCTGCGGTTTGGTGATGAACCGATCGAAGCGCCCTACCTCATTCAAAATGCAGACTTTATTGGCTGTCACCAATTTTCGTTTATCAATCGCTACGACCTTTTAAAACACGCACGTGATGGAGCAGCACTCCTTATCAATGCCCCCTATTCTCCCGAAGATCTTTGGGGACATCTTGTTCGCGAAGTACAGGAAGACATCACGCAAAAACACCTCAAAGTCTACACAATCGATGCCTATCAGGTTGCACGCCAAGCAGGCATGGGCGGCCGCATTAACACCATCATGCAGACGTGTTTCTTTGCGATTTCGGGTATTTTACCGCGTGAAGAGGCGATCGCCAAAATTAAGCAGGCGATTCAGAAAACATACGCTAAAAAAGGCGAAGCCGTTATTCAGCAAAACTTCGAAGCAGTTGAGCAGGCGCTCGCACACTTACATCTGGTCCCGGTACAAGCCGTTAACAGCAATTTACACCGCTCCGAAATTGTCTCACCGGAGGCACCGGCATTTGTTCGCGACGTGATCGCACCGATGATGCGACAAGAGGGCGACACTCTACCAGTCAGCGCGATGCCAATCGATGGGCGTTGGCCGAGTGCGACATCTCAATGGGAAAAACGCGATATCGCTCAGGAAATTCCCGAGTGGGATCCTTCGATTTGTATCCAATGCAATAAATGTTCTTCGGTTTGTCCGCACGCCGCAATCCGCACAAAATACTACCCTGAATCAATGCTCAATGGTGCTCCCGAAGGGTTTGCTTCTGCCAATTATCGCACTATAGCCGGTCAAAAGTTTACCGTCCAGGTATCGCCGATGGATTGCACGGGCTGTGGTCTCTGTCATGAAGTTTGTCCTGCGAAAAATCGTCAAGATCCAACGAAAAAGGCGCTCAACATGGTCGCAAAAGAAACCATATTCAAGCAGGCACAACAAAACTACACTTTCTTTCAACAGTTACCGACACCAGAAATTCTTGAAGTCAAAGACGTGAAAACATCTCAGTTCCGGACGCCGCTCTTTGAGTTTTCAGGCGCATGTGCTGGCTGTGGCGAAACTCCGTATATCAAGCTTTTAACCCAGCTTTTTGGCGATCATTTGTTGATTGCAAACGCAACGGGGTGCTCTTCCATTTACGGTGGCAATCTTCCAACCACGCCGTATACAGTAAATGTGGAAGGGTGTGGTCCTGCTTGGGCAAACTCGCTCTTTGAGGATAACGCAGAATTCGGCTTTGGCATCCAGCTAGCAACCGAAAAGAAACGCCTCATTGCGAGCGAACTCCTTCAACGAAACGCCACGGTCATCGGGATGTCACTGGTCGACAAAATCTATAAGGCAAAGACCATTCCAGAACAGCGCCAAGCCGTCCGGCAATTACAACAACGGCTCACGGAAATCGATCTCACCTCGGAGCCGATTTTGCTTCGTGATCTCGCGGAAAACCTCATCCGCAAGACGACTTGGGTCATCGGTGGCGATGGCTGGGCGTACGACATTGGCTACGGCGGTCTCGATCATGTTTTAGCGAGTGGCCGTGATATCAATGTACTCATCCTCGATACGGAGGTATATTCTAACACCGGAGGTCAGCAGTCGAAATCAACACCCGCGGGTGCGATCGCCAAGTTTGCGGCTGAGGGGAAATCGCTTCCCAAGAAAGACATTGGCCGTCTCGCCATAAGCTACGGCAACATCTACGTCGCGCAAGTCGCTTTGGGTGCCAATAACAATCAGACTGTCCGAGCGATGTTGGAAGCGGATGCGTACCGTGGCCCGTCGTTGATCGTCGCCTACTGCTCTTGTATTGCGCACGGGTTTGATCTGCGTCGCGGACTCGATCAGCAGAAAAAGGCGGTTCAATGCGGCCACTGGCCCCTCTACCGCTATGATCCGAAGGGCAAATTCCAGCTCGATTCCAAGTCACCGACGCTACCGCTGGCGGACTACATGGCTGGCGAAACGCGCTTTAACGCCCTACAACGAAACCACCCGGAGCGCGCTCAGCAACTAATTGCGGAAGAGACGGAACGCATACAGGACAAATTCGCGTTCTTGGAGCAGATGGCCAACGGAACTAAGGATTAATTCTCGGAAACGCAGTTTCTCCAGTGTCCGTTGTATTGGGTATCCAAATGGGAGAATTGTCTTCGGGCTGCTCGATGATTTCCATGTGCGCCGTACATTCCGCCGCAACCTCTGGTGTGAAGGCATCGCACAGGCGTTCGACATCATCTGTCCATGGGCCAAAATCATTTCTTGTTTTAGCCTCGTCCAATTCCGCCACGAAATGAAAAATGCACTGCCGTACTTCTAGCGCGATATCGTGTGTCCCCAGCGCTGTCTGAGTCATACCATTGAGCACTTGGGCAAAAATTTCCTTTGCAAACTTGTGGCACGCTGCCTTGCCGACTTCAGTATCATCGATAAACGCTTCGCTGGCGACAAATTGCTTAATGGTCTGGCTGAGTGTCGTATTGGTTTGAAATTGGGCGCGAATATTTTCCCTCTCCGTGGTACACAGGCCGCACCACGCTTCAAATGACATAGGCGCTTGACGCGTACGGTTGACAGATTTCTCAAAATGCTGAGCATCGCCTAGGCCCACGCTTCCTAGTGTCCCATTATGGACATTAGGATCTTTCCCTTGGGCGTTTGAAATCTGAACATTCCCCTTCCCTCTTCGGAAAAGACTACACAACTTGCTCGGAAGACTTTTAAACCAATTAACGATACTTGCACCAATAGAGCCGATGTTCATGCGCTAGTTTTATAAATTTTTATTAAAACATCAAACATTCTTCCCGATTCGTTCTGGTCATTTAGTTTATAATTTTCACCCTTAATGTGTGAAAGATATATCAGTGGTTATTCTAGCGGCAGGGATGGGACGGCGGTTTGGAGCGGCCAAGCAAATTGTCGCTTTATCGCGGTATCAGTGGCCACTAATCCGATTTAACCTCGTCGATGCGCAGAAGGCTGGCGTTCGGCATGTCGTCATCGTTACACGTTCGAGTTTGTTGCCCTACTTCCAACAAGAGCTGGTTCCCGCACTGCCAGAAATGAAGTTTGATTTTGTATTTCAAGATCAGGAAGTGCCACACGCGATTCGACGGGCAAAACCTTGGGGGACGGGACATGCCCTCCTCTGTGCGGAGCCTTTTACACGGGAGCAGTTTGTGGTCCTCAATGCGGATGACTATTATGGCCGGGAGGCTGTGGACGATGCGGTGCAGTTTTTGTGCCATCCCGGAGCTCAAAACTACGGCTGCGTTGGATATTTTTTAGAAAACACGCTTTCGCCGAACGGGGCGGTTTCGCGCGGGGTAATTCGAACAGAGGGAAACCGAATCATTCATATCGAAGAATATGTTCAGATCCAACGCAATGCCTCGGGCGTCATCGAAGCCGTTGAACATCGCTCACAGCGGAAGGTGACACTTCCTTCTCAGCAATCCGTATCACTCAATCTCTTTGCATTGAATCGATCGATATTTCCAATTTTAGAGCGCAAATTTAAGGCATTCCTTAAGGATAACGCCTCCAACAAAGAAGCCGAATTTTTCCTCCCAACAGCGGTCACAGCATCCGATGCACCGACACCGATGGAGCTAATACCGACGCAAGCACACTGGTTGGGGTTGACGTATCCCGATGACCTCCCCTACGCCGGGACCCAGCTGAATCATCTCATCGCCCAGGGGTACTATTAAAATAACGCTTCAAAAGCCTTTGAAACAAAAATTAATGTACCTCAGAGGATCTGGCGTTGACATGTATCGCGAATCGTCAAGTGTGAGCTGTTTCAAATTTTCCTTTCCATTTAGAAAAAATTTGTTTCACTCGCCTCCGTATCGATGGGGAAGGAGGTCCAGTTTTTCAACCGATATACGCAAAAACTCGAACAAGAGCAAGTGTACGGCGAGGCCTTTCTTCGATTTCTCTATAGCTCTGCGGTTGGAAAGTTAGCCCTAAATCAGGTTGTTAAACGCAAGGCAGTTTCGGATCTCTATGGCTGGCTCATGCGATGGCCTTCGTCGAAAAAGAAGATTAAGCCGTTTGTCGAAAAGTATCAGATTGATACGTCAATGTGCGTAAAACAGCTTAACGAATTTACCTCCTTCAATGACTTCTTTACGCGACAGCTAAAGATCAACGCCCGGCCGATTGCCGTAGGGCCACAAAAAGTCGTATTCCCCGCCGATGGGCGTCACCTCTATATTCCAAATCTATCGAAACTCCCAAGCTTTTTTGTTAAAGGCCAGCAACTCACCCTCAAAACCCTCCTCCAAAACGAGAAGCTGGCACAGAAATTTAAAGATGGCGTTATGGTGATTTCCCGGTTAGCTCCGGTCGATTATCACCGCTTTCACTTTCCGTGTAACTCCCGTATTCAGCGTATCTATTTGATTAAAGGGGACTACAAGTCAGTCAACCCGATCGCGACCCGAGAACGGATTGCAATTCTATGCGAAAATAAGCGAATTGTTTCGGTACTTCAATCGGAGGATCTCGGCCCATTTCTCATGGTCGAAGTCGGCGCCACGTGCGTCGGGAGTATTACCCAAACTGCAGAAGTCGGCCGGATTTACTATAAAGGAGAAGAAAAAGGGTTCTTCAGTTTCGGAGGCTCAACGGTTATAACCATTTTCCAAAAAAATAAGATACGTTTCGCGGAAGATCTTTGTGAAAATTCTGGCAACGGAATTGAACTCTATGCCCTGATGGGCGATGGTATGGGAATAAGAATATGAAACGACTCTATATCGTAAGGAATGCTCATGCGGCGGTCGGTGCGATCGACCGTGAGCGGGAATTGGATGAGCAGGGTAAACGAGAACTCGCGTCGATTGGAACGCAAATGGTCGCCCGTGGAATGCGCCCGAGTATCATCTTAACCAGCGGCGCTCGGCGGGCAATCGATACCGCGAAACATATCCGTGAGGTCTTTGGGCTATTGGTAAATGTCATCGATATCCGTGAGGAACTCTACACTGCGGACCTTGAAAAAATCCGCGAAATTCTCCAACTTTTACCGGATGAAAAGAATTCGGTCATGATTATCGCTCACAACGATGGTGTCACAAAACTCCTCGAATCCATTACGGATGGGGATTACAAGGACTTTCCCAATGCCGGTATGGCGGTGATCGAACTCCGCCTCCGTCACTGGAATGAACTTGAATCCAGCAGCGGCCGAGAGATCGCGTTTCTCCGCCCTGAACTCGCTGAGGCGGTCTGACGCTGCTGTATCAGTACTGGTAATGGCTCCAAAATTTCGATCGAATATGGTGGGAGGAAGGAAACCCCTTCATCTAAGGGCTGGATTGGTTAAAATGGGAAAACTTCAGGAACGATGAGTACCGCATGTGTATTACTATTTGACGGTTTCGAGGAGATTGAAGCCGTCAGTACCATCGATGTCTTACGGCGTGGTGGGATTGAGGTGATGACTGCCTCGCTTGCCGCGCCAATGGTGACTGGTGCGCATCAACTAGCGCTCAAAGCGGAGACATCGATCGAAGATCTTCAAATCGGAAAATCTCGAGCGCTTTTCGATGCGTTGATTATTCCAGGTGGCCCTGGGATACTCCAATGGCGCCATAACCCCGTGGTCTCGGAGCTTATCCGACAATACTATCAGGCAAGCCATCTCGTCGCTGCGATTTGCGCTGCTCCGATCTTACTGTATGATCTCGGCATTTTAGAGAAACACCGCTACACGGCGCACTTTTCTATGGAGGAGCTCACCCCTCACGCACGCCTCCATGAACTCGTGGTCACTGACGGCAATATTATTACTGGTTGTGGTCCAGCAGCGGGGATCCCCTTCGGTCTCGCGATTCTCCGCTATCTTACCAACGCCGAGGTCGTCAAAAAGGTCGCACACGGCATGATGGTTCCGTAAAACTCTTGCCTCAGTTAACCGGGACTTCTTTTATATTTTTGATCTTTTTTATTTTCTTTTTGAAAAATCGTCTATCCTGAAGAGCCTATGGAAGCAATCGGAAACTTTTTTTCCGGCTTATGGAGTTTGGAATGGTGGAAAGCGCTCGCTCAGAGCATTACGGACCACCCCATTTTTAAGTGGCTGGCAATCATCGCCATAGCGACTTTCGCGATCCATCTCTTGTTTTTCATTTTACGGCTATTGGGTTTCCGTCGCGCAACAGTCCTTCGGATTCACACTGATAACCACGGGATTGTTTACCTCAAGCAATCGGCGCTCAAAAATTTTATCAAAAAGATCTGTCGGCAGGTTGTCCCCCAGGCCAAGGCTCGCGTCGACTGCGTTTCGCGTTTCCGAAAGATCCGGATTAAAGTCACACTTTCGTGTCCTCATGATGCGCAACCCGTCAGCCTTCACATCCAACAGGCCATCGCACAAGTCCTAAAACACGAAATCGGGATTAGCAATCTCGGACGCATTGATGTCGTCGTCAGCCATATTTTTGGCCCAGTCCAACGCAATTTTCTGGGTACAGGAGCACCGCAATTCCAGGAGTCCTCAACCGAAACTCGTGGGTCCATAAACCACGTTCTATCAAATTTGCGTGAGGCGCGGGAAGCCGAGTCGGTGCCACCAGAGTTATAACGGGAGCGGTCCTAGACCGCTCTTTCTAAGAAACAGGCGTCCCGATATTCCACAGACAACACAGCGCGGCAGCGGCGGCATCGGTCTCGTCAAACCCGACTTCAAGCGAAGTTTTCAGAATCCCCTGCACCATCCGCGACACCTGTTCCTTCGAGGCCCGACCATACCCACACACGGCCTGCTTGATCCGCAGCGGCGCGTATTCATAGAGCGGCTTCTCTGCGAGCGCAACGGCTGACAAAATCGCTCCACGTGCAATTCCCATTATCTGCGCCGTTTGGAAGTTCTGGACATAAATTGTCTGCTCCGCCGCGCATACATCGGGCTGGTACTTATTAAGAATCTCCGCCACTCCTTTATGGATTTTCCCTGTACAGGACAGCAAATTCTCTTTTGCGGGGATTTTTAAGGTTTGGGAATAAACCAGTGCGATCCGGTGATCCTCAAAAACTTCTAAAACTGCCAAACCAGTTCCCCGCAAGCTAGGATCAATACCTAAAATTCGCCCCTGAAATGCGTGGTTTTGTGTTTTTTCCCTCAGCGCCTGCTCCCAATCGGAGCTCACCAACCGTCGCTTCGACGATCGTTTTATCGTGCGCACCGCGCCACCGGTACATAGCGCCCTTGTCCATAATCCCCTTCGACTCCGAGCACTACACACAGCAACCAATAAAAAAACGCCCCTCCCTCAGGCAAGAAGGAAGGGGAAATTTATGGTTAGACAACCACTTTATCTATTAACGGTTACTGATCGATATCCCCGGCAATTTCTTGCAAACGCCCAATCGAATCATTCAGATCCCACTTATTGCTGTCACTTTGAGTTTTTTCGAGTCCTTGTAATTTTTCAACAACCTCCTGAATCCAGCTTTTGATCGCATGGTTACATGCTTTCTCGTCCTTCAAAAGCCCAGAAAGATCGAACCCAACCTGTGAACCATTTACCGTCAATGCCTCATCTGAAGCTAATATCGTACAAAAATTATCAACAACCCCGGTTAAGTGCTGCAGTTGTTTGCTGCTAGAGGCCTTCTTTATGGCAAAATTTATATCCTTGTACTTATTGGGAAGCGAGCTAAACATCCCTTCGGTATCGAAAACTCGCCGCACACAATCTTTAAATGCCAGAAAGGATTCGAGAGAACTACATGAATCATGGACACCCTGATCCCGTAGACCCAAACGCATCAATAAAGAAACCAAAGTTGCGTCACAGGAGCGTACAGTCTCCGCAACCTTGGCTAGCCTATTTTTCCATTCCGTCGTGAGTTCCAGAATCTTTTCATTGCATTGCTCGAACTGACTCTGCAGTTTTGCCCGTTCTTCCGCGATTTCCTGTTGGTTTTGCTGGGCCTCATGTTCCCACTGGTTTCGTTTTCTCTTGGCTACTAGGTAAAGCGATTTGGAGAATTTTAGCTTCCGACCTATGCGCGCCTTTTTGAATCCACCCGCCTGGAGGTGCTCATTAACCAGAGTGCGCTTTTGGGCGTCGTCAATGCGATACTGGCTGGCCCATTGTTGAACCTTTTTAGTATTCTTGAGGAGTTTCTTTATCTCTTTCGCATCCCAAGAATCGAAATTCTGATACTTACTGGCATATACCTCTAACGCCAGCAGCTTATTGAGCTCTTCATCGCTAATGGTATAGTTCCCAACAGGGATATCGGAAGTTTCAATGTAATGATCAATGCTAATGTTCATGGAGTAAGCATAACATTTTTACATATTTTGTAAATAAATTATTTAAACTCTAGCGGCATTTATTGATAAAATTTTCAACAACTTACATACAGAAATTGCTCTTGCTGGGGACTGCCAGGCCCCCAATAATCACTTCTCCTGGGCTTCCTTTGCCTCCTTAATTGCCAAATCGAGAGCCTGCAATTTTGTCCTTAAGAGCATTTCTTCTGTATTTTTAGATGTATCTAATCCGCCCCAGTACTTCGACTGAACCTGCCCATCGGCGTCGTAAAACTCTTTAAACTGCTTCTCCACTTCCTGTTGAAGTTTTTGCACGTTATCGGCGTTGGATTGGACTGCCTCTTTAAAATTCTCGATAGACTCCTTCAATTTTGCACTCGCAATACCCGCTTTTACAAACTTTCCCGCCATCGCGGTGTAATATTTTTCAAACAATTGAGTAACTTCACCGTGGTGTGCTTCCAGCTCCCGCCTCTTTTGCCGGTCTTTTATGCCTTTGATGGCCTCGGAATAAGAGTCCAACTGAGACTTGAAGTCGCTCCGATTGGTCTCATAGGGCGCCTTGTAGGCATCTACTTTTTCCTGATAGGGACTGATCTTCGCCTGATACTCCTCAGCTTTTGCCCTGTATGGTGCCATTTTTTGCTCGAGATTCTGATATTCGATTTTCTGCTGGTGCTTTGTGCTCTTCGCCTTGTGATACTGCTGTGCAGAAAACTTCAGGGCCTTCTTTCCTTCGTCTACATCAAATCCCTGAATATTGGCGTATTTTATGATCTTGGCTTTGGTCGCCCTGTAGTCTTCCGAGTTCGTTAAGCTCCCCCAGACTTGCTTCACAAAGTTACCAAAAATTGTTCCACCCTGCCGCTCTGTGCGGAACTTCGCCGCTTCCCATGCAGTAATGCCGTAGCTAGATCCATTAATATCGATTTTCATAGTAAATTCCCCAATTGAAAGTGCATAGTCTCCGGAAACAATTATTGAAATTCCTGGACGCTAACCTACTTGATAACCAAAACAAAATCTCCCTTTGCTGCGCTCGAGAAAATCTCGGATTTTTTTAGCGACTTCAGGATTATCCTTGCTGATATTTTCTACCAAATCATCAAGACTCCTTTCCCTGGCGTTAAGGGATTTGCGGACGTCGTCAGTCGCTTTTTGCAACCGGCTTGCGAGCCCACTAAATGCAGAATTATCATTATTTTTGGAAGGATCTCGCAAATGCGACTTCTCCTCGGGAATTGTCCCTTCAGAATCCACAAACTCTTGAAACGCTATAAGGTTATTTTGCAGGTCAATTTTGCTATCGCTACCACCCTTGCCATTTAAAAAATTCTCAGCTTGCTTTATGTTTTCCTTGAGATTGTCATATGGTTGCAGTTGCTCCTCCACCTGGAGGTAGAGTTGTTCTATTTTATTACGAATCCGGTTAATTTTTTGGATATGCGGATTACTGGCATCGTTTTTCCATTCTTTCGGAATATACGTTTGCATGGTATCGAGAAGTCTTTTCCTTCCATCACACATTGTTTTAATCTTCGAGCGACAGGTCTCTATACAGCCACCGTAAGCTTTGCACTCTGTTTTAGCTCTTGGTAGCGTTGCTTGCAGCTCTTCCGCGCGCTTCTTAAAATCGTTGAGTGTATTTTGGAGGGCCGTAGCTTCATCGTCTAAATCTGTTATTATGCTATGATCTTCTTCAACGCCGAGTTTTTTGTCCATCGTGCTAATAATCCAGTTAAACCCTTTATTGATCGTGTCATTTTCCTGTTTAAATTTGGATAATTCTTGATTCTTTAGCGCCATCGAGGCATCGACATTTTCTTGGAAAAAACGACAATTTTTGCGGACTGTTTCAATCGAAGTCATCTGTTCATCGAGTTTTTTCTGAATGGCGTCGCGCTGATCGATTATGCTTTTGAGCACAGTTATTCCTTGGGAATGAAGATTACTAATGGCGTCGTTAAGGGACTTAAGCTGATTGGAAAGTCTTGCACATGTCGCTTGGCGGCTCTCTGAGCGCTTATCGATTTCAACAACTGAGCCTCGAATTGCCTGCCAAGAAGAACGCATGGAATTGATCTCATTCCGCTCTTGCTGACGGTCCGTCCGAGCAGCGAGTAACTGATTTTTGACGAATTTTAATTTTCCCTTTTTGACTACGAACGCGCCTCTCTTGACATAATCTTCCAAAAGGGGTTTCAGCCCTTCTTGATAGCCGGACTTATCGTTGATGATTTTTTTAGCGATTCCGCTCTGCCTGACCGCGTCCAAGAAGCCCGCTTTTGACTTACCATCTATCATCGCCTTCTCCGAGGCCAGGAGCTTCGAAAGTTCCCACTGGCTGATGCGGCAGCTTGCTCCATTGATGTTGATGTCCATATTAAAGTGAATCTGAAATTTGAATGTTTGTTCCGTCCCATTAGGGATTCGTCTGGGCTGGCAATTTCTGTAGACCTTGCCACATCTTGACGATCTCCCGCATGTCAGAATTCATTTTCGTGATAACCTCGTCAGGGATCTTGCGAAGACTCTGTTTTGCCGCGTCTTTTTCTTCTCGGACCCGGTGATCGATTAATAGGAGAGTTGCATCTTCTCCATAACTTAAATCAAAATAACCCGAGTCTTCTTCATCCTCTGAATGATGATTTTCCTTCCAGTAACACATGCATTTT from Verrucomicrobiota bacterium includes the following:
- a CDS encoding crossover junction endodeoxyribonuclease RuvC — its product is MSSDWEQALREKTQNHAFQGRILGIDPSLRGTGLAVLEVFEDHRIALVYSQTLKIPAKENLLSCTGKIHKGVAEILNKYQPDVCAAEQTIYVQNFQTAQIMGIARGAILSAVALAEKPLYEYAPLRIKQAVCGYGRASKEQVSRMVQGILKTSLEVGFDETDAAAAALCCLWNIGTPVS
- a CDS encoding alkaline shock response membrane anchor protein AmaP; this translates as MEAIGNFFSGLWSLEWWKALAQSITDHPIFKWLAIIAIATFAIHLLFFILRLLGFRRATVLRIHTDNHGIVYLKQSALKNFIKKICRQVVPQAKARVDCVSRFRKIRIKVTLSCPHDAQPVSLHIQQAIAQVLKHEIGISNLGRIDVVVSHIFGPVQRNFLGTGAPQFQESSTETRGSINHVLSNLREAREAESVPPEL
- the asd gene encoding archaetidylserine decarboxylase (Phosphatidylserine decarboxylase is synthesized as a single chain precursor. Generation of the pyruvoyl active site from a Ser is coupled to cleavage of a Gly-Ser bond between the larger (beta) and smaller (alpha chains). It is an integral membrane protein.) codes for the protein MGKEVQFFNRYTQKLEQEQVYGEAFLRFLYSSAVGKLALNQVVKRKAVSDLYGWLMRWPSSKKKIKPFVEKYQIDTSMCVKQLNEFTSFNDFFTRQLKINARPIAVGPQKVVFPADGRHLYIPNLSKLPSFFVKGQQLTLKTLLQNEKLAQKFKDGVMVISRLAPVDYHRFHFPCNSRIQRIYLIKGDYKSVNPIATRERIAILCENKRIVSVLQSEDLGPFLMVEVGATCVGSITQTAEVGRIYYKGEEKGFFSFGGSTVITIFQKNKIRFAEDLCENSGNGIELYALMGDGMGIRI
- a CDS encoding NTP transferase domain-containing protein; translated protein: MKDISVVILAAGMGRRFGAAKQIVALSRYQWPLIRFNLVDAQKAGVRHVVIVTRSSLLPYFQQELVPALPEMKFDFVFQDQEVPHAIRRAKPWGTGHALLCAEPFTREQFVVLNADDYYGREAVDDAVQFLCHPGAQNYGCVGYFLENTLSPNGAVSRGVIRTEGNRIIHIEEYVQIQRNASGVIEAVEHRSQRKVTLPSQQSVSLNLFALNRSIFPILERKFKAFLKDNASNKEAEFFLPTAVTASDAPTPMELIPTQAHWLGLTYPDDLPYAGTQLNHLIAQGYY
- a CDS encoding DJ-1/PfpI family protein, which translates into the protein MSTACVLLFDGFEEIEAVSTIDVLRRGGIEVMTASLAAPMVTGAHQLALKAETSIEDLQIGKSRALFDALIIPGGPGILQWRHNPVVSELIRQYYQASHLVAAICAAPILLYDLGILEKHRYTAHFSMEELTPHARLHELVVTDGNIITGCGPAAGIPFGLAILRYLTNAEVVKKVAHGMMVP
- the nifJ gene encoding pyruvate:ferredoxin (flavodoxin) oxidoreductase: MKQTHLAILDANEATASVAYRLSEIIAIYPITPSSAMAEFCDEWHAKGQKNLWGIAPDIAQLQSEGGVAGALHGALQAGTLATTFTASQGLLLMLPNMFKIAGELTPFCMHVTARSVATHALSIFGDHSDVMVCRSTGFAFLVSSSVQEAHDMAAVAHAATLESRIPFVHFFDGFRTSHEINNCQLLSDDDLRALIEEQYITEMRQRALTPDHPSIRGTAQNPDVFFQAREAGNAFYARVPAILEKYFDKLAQRTGRHYRLFDYYGAPDADRVVIAMGSSTETLRQVAEECNRHGEKVGALKVRLFRPFSLEHLIKALPETVRSIAVLDRTKEPGALGEPLFLDVAAALQQAGRSIRIIGGRYGLGSKEFSPAMAKAVFDELQKPNPRNHFTIGIDDDVTNTSLAYDPSYQLPRKNIFEAMFFGLGSDGTVGANKNTVKIISNETDQYAQAYFVYDSKKSGAMTISHLRFGDEPIEAPYLIQNADFIGCHQFSFINRYDLLKHARDGAALLINAPYSPEDLWGHLVREVQEDITQKHLKVYTIDAYQVARQAGMGGRINTIMQTCFFAISGILPREEAIAKIKQAIQKTYAKKGEAVIQQNFEAVEQALAHLHLVPVQAVNSNLHRSEIVSPEAPAFVRDVIAPMMRQEGDTLPVSAMPIDGRWPSATSQWEKRDIAQEIPEWDPSICIQCNKCSSVCPHAAIRTKYYPESMLNGAPEGFASANYRTIAGQKFTVQVSPMDCTGCGLCHEVCPAKNRQDPTKKALNMVAKETIFKQAQQNYTFFQQLPTPEILEVKDVKTSQFRTPLFEFSGACAGCGETPYIKLLTQLFGDHLLIANATGCSSIYGGNLPTTPYTVNVEGCGPAWANSLFEDNAEFGFGIQLATEKKRLIASELLQRNATVIGMSLVDKIYKAKTIPEQRQAVRQLQQRLTEIDLTSEPILLRDLAENLIRKTTWVIGGDGWAYDIGYGGLDHVLASGRDINVLILDTEVYSNTGGQQSKSTPAGAIAKFAAEGKSLPKKDIGRLAISYGNIYVAQVALGANNNQTVRAMLEADAYRGPSLIVAYCSCIAHGFDLRRGLDQQKKAVQCGHWPLYRYDPKGKFQLDSKSPTLPLADYMAGETRFNALQRNHPERAQQLIAEETERIQDKFAFLEQMANGTKD